From the Candidatus Thermoplasmatota archaeon genome, one window contains:
- a CDS encoding zinc metalloprotease HtpX, producing the protein MSTLWLQTRLAIAIAAMFALIYGFITLIAYLLGFAYPLPLAIIALLIVLVQYLTGPKMVEISMRVRYIKREDNPKLYGMVEHLASEAKLPMPKVGISQIKVPNAFAFGRSRKDGRVCVTAGLLERLNEEEMEAVLGHEMSHLRHRDMVVITTLSVVPLICYIAFWSFLWGRGRRNEGVIIAIIAFFLYLLTNLIVLYVSRIREYYADYGSVELTGKPYALASALYRITLDTTRVDAKELKKVEGSKAFLATDPSTARRDIMDLREADLNLDGHLDMYEVEKFARSAKVKTTDKILEIVSSHPNVVGRIKKLVSIK; encoded by the coding sequence ATGTCCACGCTGTGGCTACAAACACGCCTGGCGATTGCCATTGCAGCCATGTTTGCACTAATCTATGGTTTCATCACTCTCATTGCATATCTGCTGGGATTTGCATATCCTCTGCCGCTTGCCATAATTGCATTGCTCATAGTACTTGTCCAGTACTTAACAGGCCCAAAGATGGTTGAAATAAGCATGCGGGTCAGGTACATAAAGAGGGAAGATAATCCAAAACTATACGGCATGGTTGAACATTTGGCGTCAGAGGCAAAACTACCAATGCCAAAAGTCGGAATTTCGCAGATAAAAGTGCCAAATGCATTTGCGTTCGGCAGAAGCAGGAAAGACGGACGGGTTTGTGTAACTGCCGGACTTTTGGAAAGGTTAAACGAAGAGGAAATGGAGGCTGTCCTGGGGCATGAGATGTCCCATCTTCGCCATCGTGATATGGTTGTGATAACCACGCTTTCTGTAGTTCCCCTCATATGTTACATCGCTTTCTGGTCTTTTCTTTGGGGAAGAGGGAGAAGGAACGAGGGGGTGATTATTGCAATAATTGCATTTTTCCTCTATCTACTGACAAATCTGATAGTACTGTATGTAAGCAGAATAAGGGAGTATTATGCAGACTACGGAAGTGTGGAGCTTACAGGCAAGCCGTATGCACTCGCCTCCGCTCTGTACAGAATAACGCTTGATACAACGAGGGTAGATGCAAAAGAATTGAAAAAAGTTGAGGGGAGCAAGGCATTTCTTGCAACCGACCCATCAACAGCCAGAAGAGACATAATGGACCTGAGAGAGGCTGACCTTAACCTTGATGGGCATCTTGACATGTATGAAGTGGAAAAATTTGCAAGGAGCGCAAAAGTAAAAACCACCGATAAAATACTTGAAATAGTTTCTTCACATCCTAACGTGGTGGGCAGAATAAAAAAGCTGGTATCGATAAAATGA
- a CDS encoding bifunctional nuclease family protein — MNGKLIKMEIYPSYYNDENFSEIILVEEKLALPIYVTRWQAESILNGIQGKVPSRPMTHDIFIRIINAMGGSIKKVVIDELHGGVFMAKLYIEYYKDKKAREIVMDARPSDCIALAAREGCNIYVSEEVLQEAGKSREELGIRSF, encoded by the coding sequence ATGAATGGCAAATTAATAAAAATGGAAATTTATCCAAGCTATTATAATGACGAGAATTTTTCAGAGATAATCTTGGTCGAGGAAAAATTGGCGCTCCCCATTTATGTAACCAGATGGCAGGCCGAAAGTATACTGAATGGAATACAGGGAAAAGTGCCCAGCAGACCGATGACGCATGACATTTTTATAAGGATAATAAATGCGATGGGCGGATCGATAAAAAAAGTCGTTATAGATGAACTTCATGGTGGTGTTTTCATGGCTAAACTTTATATAGAATACTACAAGGACAAAAAAGCCAGAGAGATAGTTATGGATGCACGTCCCAGCGATTGTATAGCCCTTGCTGCAAGGGAAGGCTGCAACATTTACGTATCTGAAGAAGTCCTCCAAGAAGCAGGAAAGAGTAGAGAGGAGCTTGGAATCAGGAGTTTTTAG